A portion of the Glycine max cultivar Williams 82 chromosome 10, Glycine_max_v4.0, whole genome shotgun sequence genome contains these proteins:
- the LOC100809797 gene encoding glycine-rich domain-containing protein 2 isoform X2, with product MSENLDASEISPSTSSASLGETPEIAAIPLGIDLVSAARRNICFLRTVADSLWLHHTPIMVEAVRRYHDFWMPLIADLTLQNSSPPMILPPLDIHWVWFCHTLNPVSYREYCETRFSKLIGKAGIFDEENREYALMRCMEIWSSRYPLESFENEASWDSQDSDTVAVVGGSLKERVFKEVEKQRVLLCSMFVEPYRSEMVYLIAARQRYKAFLFMLQRFTREFSSRLVPTSDILLMWLTHQSYPTVYCEDLKALAIEGDLQKVATLSETVKEKESEETKKLWDRAFNQPYEKAGGEVPFMLDVVTSIKSPVYWEESGTDVNTKYRSMLPRFLLEACVFVRLKQRITTLQKDINHDFLHLRIVRCHSELKLDKALSKFTNDSWKKAWHFYCEFGTKGVMFEYRRHGGNCLRGSSLLDTVSFRWNDLLRADSLTLEKEVSQQVNVVTSITPPVQAPYLLKCVPDRVTDDSGAMISDVILKMNSYRPQEGRWLSRTVLDHAGRVCFVIRIRVGGGFWRRGGEAPSAVKWEDRIIEIREGSWSYVAGYIGRAPVQRRWWPLQHQRNLLNNVKLHGAFQQEMNLQYNGSHHNQCQVQLLRGRQMQYQVKKTKSKRKGEDMKIELEEKEIEGEEDEESFITVVRFTEDNPDGKATALLNWRLLVVEVLPEEDAVLMLLLCLSILKSVSEMKKQDVGGLLVRRRLKEARLGSRDWGSVILHPSSWSSSIDSTYLQPWHWNAVVVMKSDAVDQLKRYPTLSPSPVEGSDKLYKQGILS from the exons ATGTCGGAGAATCTCGACGCTTCCGAAATCTCGCCGAGCACTTCGTCCGCAAGTCTCGGCGAGACGCCGGAAATTGCCGCCATACCACTCGGAATCGATCTCGTGTCGGCGGCCAGGCGAAATATCTGCTTCTTGAGGACCGTGGCGGATTCTTTGTGGCTTCACCACACGCCCATTATGGTCGAAGCCGTAAGAAG GTACCATGATTTCTGGATGCCGTTGATTGCTGATCTCACGCTGCAAAACTCTTCCCCTCCCATGATTCTTCCTCCCCTTGACATCCACTGGGTTTGGTTCTGTCACACTTTAAACCCC GTGAGTTACAGGGAATACTGTGAAACGAGATTCTCGAAGCTGATTGGCAAAGCGGGAATCTTTGACGAAGAGAACAGAGAGTACGCGTTGATGCGGTGCATGGAGATTTGGAGCAGTAGATACCCGTTGGAGTCGTTTGAGAACGAGGCGAGTTGGGATTCGCAGGATTCGGATACTGTGGCTGTTGTTGGGGGGAGTTTGAAGGAGAGAGTGTTTAAGGAAGTTGAAAAGCAGAGGGTGTTGTTGTGTTCCATGTTTGTAGAACCGTACAGGTCCGAGATGGTGTACTTGATTGCAGCGAGACAGCGATACAAGGCTTTCTTGTTTATGCTGCAGAGGTTCACACGTGAGTTCTCTTCGCGCTTGGTTCCTACTTCGGACATTCTCTTAATGTGGCTGACCCATCAG AGCTACCCAACAGTGTATTGTGAAGATTTGAAAGCATTAGCTATAGAAGGTGATCTGCAGAAGGTGGCAACTCTGTCTGAAACGGTGAAGGAAAAGGAGTCTGAAGAAACCAAGAAGTTGTGGGATAGGGCGTTTAatcaaccttatgagaaagctggTGGAGAGGTGCCTTTTATGTTGGACGTTGTTACCTCAATCAAATCCCCTGTCTATTGGGAGGAATCAGGCACAGATGTCAATACAAAATACAGGTCCATGCTTCCAAGATTTTTATTGGAG GCCTGTGTGTTTGTGAGGCTTAAGCAAAGAATAACAACATTGCAGAAGGATATAAACCATGATTTCCTACACCTCCGAATAGTAAGGTGTCATAGTGAACTAAAGCTAGATAAAGCCTTGTCCAAGTTCACCAATGATTCATGGAAAAAAGCTTGGCACTTTTACTGTGAGTTTGGGACTAAGGGAGTTATGTTTGAGTATCGTCGTCATGGTGGTAACTGCCTAAGAGGAAGTAGCCTGCTAGATACTGTTTCGTTCCGCTGGAATGATTTATTGAGAGCAGATTCTTTAACTTTGGAAAAGGAAGTTAGTCAACAGGTGAATGTTGTTACGTCAATAACCCCACCAGTTCAGGCACCATACTTGTTGAAATGTGTACCTGATCGAGTCACTGATGATTCTGGGGCTATGATATCTGATGTGATTCTGAAGATGAATAGTTATCGTCCACAAGAAGGGCGATGGTTGTCTCGCACAGTTCTTGATCATGCAGGGAGAGTGTGTTTTGTTATTAGAATTAG GGTAGGAGGAGGATTTTGGAGAAGAGGGGGTGAAGCTCCTTCAGCTGTAAAATGGGAAGATAGGATTATAGAGATACGGGAAGGATCTTGGTCTTATGTTGCTGGTTACATTGGTAGAGCACCTG TACAGAGAAGGTGGTGGCCACTGCAACACCAAAGGAACCTACTGAACAATGTAAAGCTGCATGGTGCTTTTCAACAGGAGATGAACTTACAATACAATGGGAGTCATCACAATCAGTGTCAG GTACAGTTATTGAGAGGGAGGCAGATGCAATATCAAGTAAAGAAAACAAAGTCAAAGAGAAAAGGCGAAGACATGAAAATCGAGTTAGAGGAGAAAGAGATCGAGGGAGAAGAAGACGAGGAGAGTTTTATAACAGTAGTCCGTTTCACAGAAGATAACCCAGATGGAAAAGCAACTGCTCTTCTAAATTGGAGGCTAttggttgttgaagtattgccaGAAGAAGATGCAGTACTGATgcttctcctttgcctttcaATACTCAAAAGTGTATCAGAAATGAAGAAACAAGACGTGGGAGGCTTGTTGGTGAGGAGAAGATTAAAAGAAGCAAGGCTTGGAAGTAGGGATTGGGGTTCTGTGATACTTCATCCATCTTCATGGTCATCATCCATTGATTCAACTTATCTTCAACCCTGGCATTGGAATGCTGTGGTTGTCATGAAATCTGATGCTGTAGATCAGCTGAAAAGGTATCCAACATTAAGTCCATCACCAGTGGAAGGTAGTGACAAGTTATACAAACAAGGAATTTTAAGTTAA
- the LOC100809797 gene encoding uncharacterized protein isoform X3: MSENLDASEISPSTSSASLGETPEIAAIPLGIDLVSAARRNICFLRTVADSLWLHHTPIMVEAVRRYHDFWMPLIADLTLQNSSPPMILPPLDIHWVWFCHTLNPVSYREYCETRFSKLIGKAGIFDEENREYALMRCMEIWSSRYPLESFENEASWDSQDSDTVAVVGGSLKERVFKEVEKQRVLLCSMFVEPYRSEMVYLIAARQRYKAFLFMLQRFTREFSSRLVPTSDILLMWLTHQSYPTVYCEDLKALAIEGDLQKVATLSETVKEKESEETKKLWDRAFNQPYEKAGGEVPFMLDVVTSIKSPVYWEESGTDVNTKYRSMLPRFLLEACVFVRLKQRITTLQKDINHDFLHLRIVRCHSELKLDKALSKFTNDSWKKAWHFYCEFGTKGVMFEYRRHGGNCLRGSSLLDTVSFRWNDLLRADSLTLEKEVSQQVNVVTSITPPVQAPYLLKCVPDRVTDDSGAMISDVILKMNSYRPQEGRWLSRTVLDHAGRVCFVIRIRVGGGFWRRGGEAPSAVKWEDRIIEIREGSWSYVAGYIGRAPEKVVATATPKEPTEQCKAAWCFSTGDELTIQWESSQSVSGTVIEREADAISSKENKVKEKRRRHENRVRGERDRGRRRRGEFYNSSPFHRR; the protein is encoded by the exons ATGTCGGAGAATCTCGACGCTTCCGAAATCTCGCCGAGCACTTCGTCCGCAAGTCTCGGCGAGACGCCGGAAATTGCCGCCATACCACTCGGAATCGATCTCGTGTCGGCGGCCAGGCGAAATATCTGCTTCTTGAGGACCGTGGCGGATTCTTTGTGGCTTCACCACACGCCCATTATGGTCGAAGCCGTAAGAAG GTACCATGATTTCTGGATGCCGTTGATTGCTGATCTCACGCTGCAAAACTCTTCCCCTCCCATGATTCTTCCTCCCCTTGACATCCACTGGGTTTGGTTCTGTCACACTTTAAACCCC GTGAGTTACAGGGAATACTGTGAAACGAGATTCTCGAAGCTGATTGGCAAAGCGGGAATCTTTGACGAAGAGAACAGAGAGTACGCGTTGATGCGGTGCATGGAGATTTGGAGCAGTAGATACCCGTTGGAGTCGTTTGAGAACGAGGCGAGTTGGGATTCGCAGGATTCGGATACTGTGGCTGTTGTTGGGGGGAGTTTGAAGGAGAGAGTGTTTAAGGAAGTTGAAAAGCAGAGGGTGTTGTTGTGTTCCATGTTTGTAGAACCGTACAGGTCCGAGATGGTGTACTTGATTGCAGCGAGACAGCGATACAAGGCTTTCTTGTTTATGCTGCAGAGGTTCACACGTGAGTTCTCTTCGCGCTTGGTTCCTACTTCGGACATTCTCTTAATGTGGCTGACCCATCAG AGCTACCCAACAGTGTATTGTGAAGATTTGAAAGCATTAGCTATAGAAGGTGATCTGCAGAAGGTGGCAACTCTGTCTGAAACGGTGAAGGAAAAGGAGTCTGAAGAAACCAAGAAGTTGTGGGATAGGGCGTTTAatcaaccttatgagaaagctggTGGAGAGGTGCCTTTTATGTTGGACGTTGTTACCTCAATCAAATCCCCTGTCTATTGGGAGGAATCAGGCACAGATGTCAATACAAAATACAGGTCCATGCTTCCAAGATTTTTATTGGAG GCCTGTGTGTTTGTGAGGCTTAAGCAAAGAATAACAACATTGCAGAAGGATATAAACCATGATTTCCTACACCTCCGAATAGTAAGGTGTCATAGTGAACTAAAGCTAGATAAAGCCTTGTCCAAGTTCACCAATGATTCATGGAAAAAAGCTTGGCACTTTTACTGTGAGTTTGGGACTAAGGGAGTTATGTTTGAGTATCGTCGTCATGGTGGTAACTGCCTAAGAGGAAGTAGCCTGCTAGATACTGTTTCGTTCCGCTGGAATGATTTATTGAGAGCAGATTCTTTAACTTTGGAAAAGGAAGTTAGTCAACAGGTGAATGTTGTTACGTCAATAACCCCACCAGTTCAGGCACCATACTTGTTGAAATGTGTACCTGATCGAGTCACTGATGATTCTGGGGCTATGATATCTGATGTGATTCTGAAGATGAATAGTTATCGTCCACAAGAAGGGCGATGGTTGTCTCGCACAGTTCTTGATCATGCAGGGAGAGTGTGTTTTGTTATTAGAATTAG GGTAGGAGGAGGATTTTGGAGAAGAGGGGGTGAAGCTCCTTCAGCTGTAAAATGGGAAGATAGGATTATAGAGATACGGGAAGGATCTTGGTCTTATGTTGCTGGTTACATTGGTAGAGCACCTG AGAAGGTGGTGGCCACTGCAACACCAAAGGAACCTACTGAACAATGTAAAGCTGCATGGTGCTTTTCAACAGGAGATGAACTTACAATACAATGGGAGTCATCACAATCAGTGTCAG GTACAGTTATTGAGAGGGAGGCAGATGCAATATCAAGTAAAGAAAACAAAGTCAAAGAGAAAAGGCGAAGACATGAAAATCGAGTTAGAGGAGAAAGAGATCGAGGGAGAAGAAGACGAGGAGAGTTTTATAACAGTAGTCCGTTTCACAGAAGATAA
- the LOC100809797 gene encoding uncharacterized protein isoform X1 produces the protein MSENLDASEISPSTSSASLGETPEIAAIPLGIDLVSAARRNICFLRTVADSLWLHHTPIMVEAVRRYHDFWMPLIADLTLQNSSPPMILPPLDIHWVWFCHTLNPVSYREYCETRFSKLIGKAGIFDEENREYALMRCMEIWSSRYPLESFENEASWDSQDSDTVAVVGGSLKERVFKEVEKQRVLLCSMFVEPYRSEMVYLIAARQRYKAFLFMLQRFTREFSSRLVPTSDILLMWLTHQSYPTVYCEDLKALAIEGDLQKVATLSETVKEKESEETKKLWDRAFNQPYEKAGGEVPFMLDVVTSIKSPVYWEESGTDVNTKYRSMLPRFLLEACVFVRLKQRITTLQKDINHDFLHLRIVRCHSELKLDKALSKFTNDSWKKAWHFYCEFGTKGVMFEYRRHGGNCLRGSSLLDTVSFRWNDLLRADSLTLEKEVSQQVNVVTSITPPVQAPYLLKCVPDRVTDDSGAMISDVILKMNSYRPQEGRWLSRTVLDHAGRVCFVIRIRVGGGFWRRGGEAPSAVKWEDRIIEIREGSWSYVAGYIGRAPEKVVATATPKEPTEQCKAAWCFSTGDELTIQWESSQSVSGLTFSLLNQTSLESSVQLLRGRQMQYQVKKTKSKRKGEDMKIELEEKEIEGEEDEESFITVVRFTEDNPDGKATALLNWRLLVVEVLPEEDAVLMLLLCLSILKSVSEMKKQDVGGLLVRRRLKEARLGSRDWGSVILHPSSWSSSIDSTYLQPWHWNAVVVMKSDAVDQLKRYPTLSPSPVEGSDKLYKQGILS, from the exons ATGTCGGAGAATCTCGACGCTTCCGAAATCTCGCCGAGCACTTCGTCCGCAAGTCTCGGCGAGACGCCGGAAATTGCCGCCATACCACTCGGAATCGATCTCGTGTCGGCGGCCAGGCGAAATATCTGCTTCTTGAGGACCGTGGCGGATTCTTTGTGGCTTCACCACACGCCCATTATGGTCGAAGCCGTAAGAAG GTACCATGATTTCTGGATGCCGTTGATTGCTGATCTCACGCTGCAAAACTCTTCCCCTCCCATGATTCTTCCTCCCCTTGACATCCACTGGGTTTGGTTCTGTCACACTTTAAACCCC GTGAGTTACAGGGAATACTGTGAAACGAGATTCTCGAAGCTGATTGGCAAAGCGGGAATCTTTGACGAAGAGAACAGAGAGTACGCGTTGATGCGGTGCATGGAGATTTGGAGCAGTAGATACCCGTTGGAGTCGTTTGAGAACGAGGCGAGTTGGGATTCGCAGGATTCGGATACTGTGGCTGTTGTTGGGGGGAGTTTGAAGGAGAGAGTGTTTAAGGAAGTTGAAAAGCAGAGGGTGTTGTTGTGTTCCATGTTTGTAGAACCGTACAGGTCCGAGATGGTGTACTTGATTGCAGCGAGACAGCGATACAAGGCTTTCTTGTTTATGCTGCAGAGGTTCACACGTGAGTTCTCTTCGCGCTTGGTTCCTACTTCGGACATTCTCTTAATGTGGCTGACCCATCAG AGCTACCCAACAGTGTATTGTGAAGATTTGAAAGCATTAGCTATAGAAGGTGATCTGCAGAAGGTGGCAACTCTGTCTGAAACGGTGAAGGAAAAGGAGTCTGAAGAAACCAAGAAGTTGTGGGATAGGGCGTTTAatcaaccttatgagaaagctggTGGAGAGGTGCCTTTTATGTTGGACGTTGTTACCTCAATCAAATCCCCTGTCTATTGGGAGGAATCAGGCACAGATGTCAATACAAAATACAGGTCCATGCTTCCAAGATTTTTATTGGAG GCCTGTGTGTTTGTGAGGCTTAAGCAAAGAATAACAACATTGCAGAAGGATATAAACCATGATTTCCTACACCTCCGAATAGTAAGGTGTCATAGTGAACTAAAGCTAGATAAAGCCTTGTCCAAGTTCACCAATGATTCATGGAAAAAAGCTTGGCACTTTTACTGTGAGTTTGGGACTAAGGGAGTTATGTTTGAGTATCGTCGTCATGGTGGTAACTGCCTAAGAGGAAGTAGCCTGCTAGATACTGTTTCGTTCCGCTGGAATGATTTATTGAGAGCAGATTCTTTAACTTTGGAAAAGGAAGTTAGTCAACAGGTGAATGTTGTTACGTCAATAACCCCACCAGTTCAGGCACCATACTTGTTGAAATGTGTACCTGATCGAGTCACTGATGATTCTGGGGCTATGATATCTGATGTGATTCTGAAGATGAATAGTTATCGTCCACAAGAAGGGCGATGGTTGTCTCGCACAGTTCTTGATCATGCAGGGAGAGTGTGTTTTGTTATTAGAATTAG GGTAGGAGGAGGATTTTGGAGAAGAGGGGGTGAAGCTCCTTCAGCTGTAAAATGGGAAGATAGGATTATAGAGATACGGGAAGGATCTTGGTCTTATGTTGCTGGTTACATTGGTAGAGCACCTG AGAAGGTGGTGGCCACTGCAACACCAAAGGAACCTACTGAACAATGTAAAGCTGCATGGTGCTTTTCAACAGGAGATGAACTTACAATACAATGGGAGTCATCACAATCAGTGTCAGGTCTCACCTTTAGTTTGCTAAATCAAACATCTCTAGAGTCATCG GTACAGTTATTGAGAGGGAGGCAGATGCAATATCAAGTAAAGAAAACAAAGTCAAAGAGAAAAGGCGAAGACATGAAAATCGAGTTAGAGGAGAAAGAGATCGAGGGAGAAGAAGACGAGGAGAGTTTTATAACAGTAGTCCGTTTCACAGAAGATAACCCAGATGGAAAAGCAACTGCTCTTCTAAATTGGAGGCTAttggttgttgaagtattgccaGAAGAAGATGCAGTACTGATgcttctcctttgcctttcaATACTCAAAAGTGTATCAGAAATGAAGAAACAAGACGTGGGAGGCTTGTTGGTGAGGAGAAGATTAAAAGAAGCAAGGCTTGGAAGTAGGGATTGGGGTTCTGTGATACTTCATCCATCTTCATGGTCATCATCCATTGATTCAACTTATCTTCAACCCTGGCATTGGAATGCTGTGGTTGTCATGAAATCTGATGCTGTAGATCAGCTGAAAAGGTATCCAACATTAAGTCCATCACCAGTGGAAGGTAGTGACAAGTTATACAAACAAGGAATTTTAAGTTAA
- the LOC100810329 gene encoding pectinesterase, translating into MATNMKICTTLYTLVFLFTLCLFSSHAAFSSTPNGSCDTTPYPAFCKTTLPASQYLSIQDQCRFFPQQSLSITKTIFNLVSSYLRDPYTIPHSTVHALEDCLNLSELNSDFLSNVLQAIENTLASYEVYDLQTLLSAILTNQQTCLDGFKEVTPYPIVTNALSSPLSDAIKLYSTSLALFTRGWVSAATTTTGSSTTVETIINRKLLQTSVDDNVVVNPDGSGDFATINDAIHAAPNNTGTNNGYHVIYVVAGIYNEYVSVPKSKQNLMLVGDGINRTVLTGNRSVVDGWTTFQSATFAVVGKGFVAVNITFRNTAGSSKHQAVAVRNGADMSTFYNCSFEGYQDTLYVHSLRQFYKSCDIYGTVDFIFGNAAALLQDCNMYPRLPMQNQFNAITAQGRTDPNQNTGISIQNCCIIAASDLGDATNNYNGIKTYLGRPWKEYSRTVYMQSFIDGLIDPKGWNEWSGDFALSTLYYAEFANWGPGSNTSNRVTWEGYHLIDEKDADDFTVHKFIQGEKWLPQTGVPFKAGLQ; encoded by the exons ATGGccacaaacatgaaaatatgcaCTACCTTGTACACCCTTGTTTTCCTCTTCACCCTCTGTCTTTTTTCATCACATGCAGCTTTCTCCTCCACTCCAAATGGCTCATGCGACACCACACCCTACCCAGCATTCTGCAAAACTACTCTGCCAGCTTCTCAATATTTATCCATACAAGACCAATGCCGTTTCTTCCCTCAGCAATCCTTATCAATCACAAAAACCATTTTCAATTTGGTCTCTTCTTATCTCAGAGACCCCTACACCATTCCTCATTCAACAGTGCACGCCCTTGAAGATTGTCTTAATCTTTCAGAACTTAACTCTGATTTCTTGTCCAATGTCCTCCAAGCCATTGAAAACACCCTGGCTAGCTATGAGGTCTATGACTTACAAACCttgcttagtgcaattttaACTAACCAACAAACGTGCTTGGATGGTTTTAAAGAGGTAACACCCTATCCTATAGTTACCAATGCCTTATCAAGTCCTCTTTCTGATGCAATCAAACTATATAGCACATCTTTAGCCCTTTTCACCCGTGGTTGGGTTAGTGCAGCCACCACCACCACAGGAAGTTCAACCACGGTTGAGACTATTATTAATAGAAAGTTGCTGCAAACAAGCGTTGACGACAATGTGGTGGTGAACCCAGATGGGTCTGGGGATTTCGCCACCATAAATGATGCAATACATGCTGCACCTAACAATACCGGTACCAACAACGGGTACCATGTAATTTATGTTGTCGCTGGGATTTACAATGAGTACGTGTCTGTTCCTAAGAGCAAGCAGAACCTAATGCTCGTTGGAGATGGCATCAACCGCACTGTGCTCACTGGCAATCGCAGCGTGGTCGATGGCTGGACCACTTTCCAATCTGCCACTTTCG CTGTAGTTGGAAAAGGGTTTGTTGCAGTGAACATAACATTTCGCAACACTGCGGGATCCAGCAAGCATCAAGCAGTGGCTGTGAGAAACGGGGCAGACATGTCCACGTTCTACAATTGTAGTTTTGAAGGTTACCAAGATACACTGTATGTACATTCCCTAAGGCAATTCTACAAAAGCTGTGACATTTATGGAACAGTGGACTTCATATTTGGCAACGCAGCAGCACTACTCCAGGATTGTAACATGTATCCAAGACTTCCTATGCAAAACCAGTTCAATGCAATCACAGCACAAGGCAGAACAGATCCAAACCAAAACACTGGCATCTCCATACAAAACTGTTGCATAATAGCAGCCAGTGACTTGGGTGATGCTACCAACAATTATAATGGGATAAAGACATATTTGGGTCGGCCTTGGAAGGAGTATTCGAGGACTGTTTACATGCAATCTTTCATTGATGGCCTAATTGATCCAAAGGGGTGGAACGAATGGTCAGGGGATTTTGCTTTGAGCACGCTGTATTATGCAGAGTTTGCTAACTGGGGACCTGGTTCT